From the genome of Streptococcus marmotae, one region includes:
- the dinB gene encoding DNA polymerase IV yields MLIFPLINDTSRKIIHIDMDAFFAAIEVRDNPSLKGKPVIIGHDPRLSGGRGVVSTCNYEARKFGVHSAMSSKEAYERCPQAIFIAGNYEKYQAVGQQVREIFHRYTDLVEPMSIDEAYLDVTENKKGIKSAVKIAKLIQHDIWNELRLTASAGVSYNKFLAKIASDMEKPHGLTLILPDEAVAILSSLPVEKFHGVGKKTVAKLHEMGVYTGKDLLDISEMTLIDTFGRFGYDLYRKARGISNSPVKVNRVRKSIGKERTYRKLLYVEADAKKELASLANRVADSLQRQRKKGRTIVLKIRYGDFTTLTKRVSMAEATDQAEVIHQQVEKILEHIADWSKGIRLLGVTVTNFHEQVED; encoded by the coding sequence ATGCTTATTTTTCCTTTAATCAATGATACTTCTCGAAAAATTATCCACATTGATATGGATGCTTTTTTTGCTGCCATTGAAGTACGAGACAATCCTAGCTTGAAAGGAAAGCCAGTGATCATCGGCCATGATCCTCGTTTGTCTGGAGGTCGTGGAGTTGTTTCAACCTGCAATTATGAAGCCAGAAAGTTTGGCGTCCATTCGGCTATGAGTAGTAAAGAAGCCTATGAGCGTTGTCCACAGGCGATCTTTATTGCGGGAAATTATGAAAAGTACCAAGCAGTAGGACAGCAAGTGCGGGAGATTTTTCATCGTTACACAGACTTAGTAGAGCCGATGAGTATTGATGAAGCCTATTTGGATGTGACAGAAAACAAAAAAGGTATTAAATCTGCGGTAAAAATTGCAAAGCTCATCCAGCATGATATCTGGAATGAACTACGCTTAACTGCTTCAGCAGGTGTATCTTATAATAAATTTCTAGCTAAAATCGCTTCAGATATGGAAAAACCGCATGGCTTGACCCTTATTTTGCCAGATGAGGCAGTCGCTATTCTATCCTCCTTACCTGTCGAGAAATTTCATGGGGTGGGTAAGAAAACAGTCGCAAAGTTACATGAGATGGGAGTTTATACAGGTAAGGATCTTCTTGACATTTCAGAGATGACCTTGATTGATACCTTTGGTCGTTTTGGCTATGATTTATACCGCAAGGCGAGAGGGATTTCCAATTCTCCTGTCAAGGTTAATCGTGTTCGCAAGTCAATCGGCAAGGAACGAACTTACCGTAAGCTCTTGTATGTGGAAGCCGATGCTAAAAAGGAGTTAGCAAGTCTAGCTAATCGAGTAGCGGATAGCTTGCAACGCCAGCGGAAAAAAGGAAGGACCATTGTCTTGAAAATCCGTTATGGAGACTTTACAACCCTCACCAAGCGAGTGAGTATGGCTGAAGCAACTGATCAAGCCGAAGTCATCCATCAGCAAGTGGAAAAAATACTGGAGCATATCGCTGATTGGAGTAAGGGGATTCGTCTGCTAGGAGTGACAGTTACGAATTTTCATGAGCAGGTGGAAGACTAG
- a CDS encoding 1-phosphofructokinase family hexose kinase — protein MIHLVCPNPALDRTLLVERIEKNIPLRPSEVREYPGGKSFNVAYALKENGESAYVIHTILGGRIGQYIQDLNADKGNALQVVENSQNTRTCNIYMETETGDVTLFYEKGLDLTEDLLAQFTKQLEDCLSEGDWLVFSGSLMKGMPDDYIKQLIDRHPGVHTIVDTSGAALRAAYQSKPSLVKINNEELKDIYPELDEKDPEQILAILKEKTPHENMIVTMGAKGSLAKIGDRFFRVAPLRVEALNPIASGDFYLGVLVKGLSRKEAPERYLSEAAAFSAANCLQYFPEVDKEQYKALLEKVTVEEL, from the coding sequence ATGATTCATTTAGTTTGTCCGAATCCTGCTTTAGATCGAACGCTGTTAGTGGAGCGAATTGAGAAAAATATTCCGCTTCGTCCGAGTGAAGTAAGGGAATACCCTGGTGGAAAAAGTTTCAATGTTGCGTATGCTCTCAAGGAAAATGGGGAATCAGCGTATGTGATTCATACCATTTTGGGAGGCCGAATCGGTCAGTATATTCAAGACTTGAACGCAGATAAGGGCAATGCCTTACAGGTTGTAGAAAATTCGCAAAATACCCGTACCTGTAACATTTATATGGAAACAGAGACAGGCGATGTGACCCTATTTTATGAGAAGGGCTTGGATTTGACAGAAGACCTGCTAGCCCAATTTACCAAGCAATTAGAAGATTGTCTTTCAGAGGGAGATTGGTTGGTCTTTTCAGGCAGTTTAATGAAGGGCATGCCAGATGATTATATCAAGCAATTGATTGACCGCCACCCAGGAGTTCATACGATTGTGGATACCAGCGGAGCAGCTTTGCGAGCAGCCTATCAATCAAAACCTAGTTTGGTCAAGATTAACAATGAGGAACTCAAGGATATTTACCCAGAATTGGATGAGAAAGATCCAGAGCAGATTTTAGCGATTTTAAAAGAAAAAACACCGCATGAAAATATGATTGTCACCATGGGGGCTAAGGGAAGTTTAGCCAAGATAGGGGATCGTTTTTTCCGAGTAGCTCCTCTGCGGGTTGAGGCATTGAATCCGATTGCGTCTGGCGATTTCTACTTGGGAGTCTTGGTCAAGGGCTTGAGCCGCAAAGAAGCCCCTGAGCGCTATCTTAGTGAGGCAGCGGCTTTTTCAGCAGCCAACTGCTTGCAGTATTTCCCAGAGGTGGACAAAGAGCAGTACAAGGCATTACTCGAAAAAGTAACGGTTGAGGAATTGTAG